The following is a genomic window from Streptomyces sp. NBC_01381.
GCCCCAGCCCTTGGCCAGGAGTCCGTGGACGCTGCCCTCGGCCGTCGCCGCGGAGCTCGACCCGGACCGCCGCGCGGGGCGCAGGCACAGGCGGACCGTGCGCGACTGGATCGTCGACTTCGCCTGCTTCTTCGTGGCCGTCGTCATCGGCCTGGTGGCCGCCGATTCGGTCGACGGCAACCCGCACCTCTCCCAGACCGCCGAGGAGCTCGACCAGCTGGTCGGTGCGCTCGCGTGCGCCGCGGTCTGGCTGCGCAGGCGCTGGCCGGTCGGCCTCGCCATCGCCATGGTGCCGGTCAGCCTGGTCTCCGACACGGCGTCCGGCGCCGCCGCGGTGGCCCTGTTCACGCTCGCGGTGCACCGCCCCTTCCGGTACGTCGCCTGGATCGGCGGGGTCTCGATCGCGATCGTGCCGCTCATGTACTGGCTGCGGCCCGACGCAGACCTGCCGTACCTGGTCGTCGTCATCCTCGGCGTGCTCGTCAGCGCTTCCGTCATCGGCTGGGGCATGTTCGTGCGCTCCCGCCGCCAGCTGCTGCTCAGCCTGCGCGACCGCGCCATCCGTGCCGAGAACGAGGCCGCGCTCCGTGCCGAACAGGCCCAGCGTCTTGCCCGCGAGGACATCGCCCGCGAGATGCACGACGTCCTGGCCCACCGCCTCACCCTGCTCAGCGTGCACGCCGGCGCCCTGGAGTTCCGCCCCGACGCACCCCGTGCGGAGATCGCCCGCGCCGCAGGAGTCATCCGGGAGAGCTCGCACGAGGCGCTGCAGGATCTGCGCCAGGTCATCGGCGTCCTGCGCGGCGGCGACGGCGAGGCATCGGGCCGTCCGCAGCCGACCCTCGCCGCCCTGGACACACTGGTCGCCGAGTCGCGCGACGCGGGCATGAAGGTCGCGCTCGACCAGCGGGTCGGCGATGCCACGGAGGTGCCCGCCGCGATCGGCCGCACCGCGTACCGCATCGCCCAGGAAGCCCTGACCAACGCCCGCAAGCACGCCCCCGGCGCCGAGGTGACCGTCGCCGTCTCGGGGCGGCCCGGCGAGGGCCTGGCCATCGTCGTACGCAACCCGCCGCCGCCCGGCGACGTGCCGCACGTACCCGGCTCGGGCCAGGGCCTGATCGGCCTCACCGAACGGGCCACGCTCGCGGGCGGGCGCCTGGGGCACGGCACGTCGGCGGACGGCGGCTTCGAGGTCAACGCCTGGCTGCCGTGGGCCCCGTGACGGAGGCAGTGCCTCCGCCTGGATACGATCAGCGGCCACATCGGGCGAGGCAAGGCGGATGACGCGGTGACGGGGGAGATACGGGCGGGGCGGTTTCGCCGCGCACGAGGAGCGGCGCGGGGGCTCATACGCACACGGCGCCGGGCGGCGGTCACGGGCGCCGTGGTGCTGGCGCTGGCCGCGGGGCTCGGCACGTGGGCGTTCCAGGGGCCTTTGGACATCAAGGACCGCTACTGCTGGGGTGGTTGGGAAGAGGACAGCGGTCCCGCCATCCTCGGCGACGACGGTTTCACGGGCGAGGACGGACACAGCCGTACGTCGAAGGGGGCGGCGCCCACTCCGGACAAGCCGGCAGGCACGTGCACCCTGGCCGTGCGCTCCAGCCACACCTTCTCCGACGGCGACACGGGCGTCCAGGACACCACGGTCACGGTGACCTACGGCCGGGCGCCCAAGGGGGCGGCGGACCGCCTGGAGTGGCTGGTCGGTTACCTCGGTGACGGTGCGATGCCGCTGCCGGACGGACTGCCCGGCGCGGTCGACGCCGACCGCGGCCTCATCGTGCTGCCGAAGCGGTGCGACACGCGCGACGGGCGGCCGGTCGCGGTCACCCTCGACGCGCGGGAGCGCTCGGAGCCGGACGAGGCGCTGCCGAGGACGGTGGACCTGGGCGGCTCGCGCACCGTCGCCGAACTCCTGGTGGCGGCCGCCAACCAGGGCATGGAGAAGGCGGGTTGCGCCCCGGCGGAGCCGCTGCGCGTCACCTCGCCCCTGCTCACGCTGCCGGAGAAGCGGGAGACCTTCTACTCCGACCCCGCGTGCCGTATCAAGGGCCTCGACCTCGACCTGGGCGACGAAGCGGAATCCGACACGGATTACCAAGTCGGCCCGGTCACCCGCGACATGCAGTCCTGCTCGGTACGGATCGGCCGCGACGACGTGCAGTTCCTCGACGCCCTGATGGTCGCCCAGCCCCGGGTCGACGCGCTCATCGCCGATGTGACGGGCGAGAAGCCGCCCGCACGAGGCTGGCGCGGCAAGGGCGTTATCGGCGCGGGCCACCAGGTCGTACGGGCCCAGTGCGCGGGGCGTCCGACGACGTTCCTGATGCTGGGCTCCCCGCAGCGGGAGGCGACGGGCCACTTCGCGGCGTTCAGCAACGCGGTGGCGCAGCGCCTCGGGTGCCCGGCGGTGGCACCGACGACGTCGAGTGAAGCCGGGGGGACCCACTGATGACCGGGAACGAAGAGACCGCAGAGACCGCAGCGACCTCAGAGACCGAAGCCGGCGTGCCCTCACCCCGCCCCTGGTGGCACTGGCGCCGCCTCACGCGCGGCCGGCTGCGGCCCGCGATCGCCGCGGCCGTCGCGGGTGCGCTGCTCGGCGGTGCGGGGGTGGCCTGGCAGGCGCAGGCGGGCCCCTTCGAGGAGGCATCGGCGTGCTGGGGCGCGCTCGGCGAGGACGACGTGGCGGACCTGTTCGGCGGCAAGCGGGACATCGAGGCGTCCGACGTGCCCGTCACCTCGGACCACATCTTCTCCGAGGGCCCCTCCGGGCTGTGCCGCCTGAAGTCGCCGCGCGGCCGCCGCGTCACGGCCCAGGTGCATGAACTCGACACCCGGTTCGGCGGTTCGGGCGACAAGTGGGCCGACGAGTATCTCTCCGCGCGGATGACCCCGCTCGGCGGCGGACTCCTGGGCATGGCCTCCGACACGCGCGCGTGGCTCGCGGTTCCGGAGGGCTGCGTCGGCAGGGCGGAGGAGGGCCACGGCCCGCTGGTGATCGACATCGAGGCCGGCTGGACCGTCTACGACGAAGAGGTCGACACCGGCGAACGCGCCCGCCTCACCACCGCCGTGGTCAGGCTCGTCAACGGCTACCTGACCGAACAGGGCTGCCGGGGCAAGGTCGACGACCCGGCGGACCGGCTGCCCGGCCCTGCCCGCTTCCAGGACGAGAAGCCCGACGCGATCTGCGGCATCAAGGGGCTGCACATGCGGGGCATGCGGGACGTCGACAAGTACAAGCCGCCGCTGGTGACCAAGGGCGAAGGCCCCGTACGGACCTGCGACCGCGACGTGCTCTTCGGTCACCCCGCGCTGCGGCTCATGACGGTCGAGGACCCGCGCCTCGCCGAGCTCTACCGGCAGCTGAAGTTCGACGGCGGCGACAACGTCAAGGCGGTGGGCGGCGGCAAGGGCCGGGGCTTCCTGCGGGACGACTTCGGGTTCTTCCAGGCCGAGTGCCAGACGGGCGACGTCACCTTCCTCATCCGCGCCGAGGACACGGACCGCGCCGCCGACATCCGTACGCTGCTGCCCCGCTACGTGGCCGCGGAGTCGTCGCGCGTCGGCTGCGGCCCCCTTCGGATCAAGCTGCCCGCGTGACGTCGGGCTCCGCTCTTCTACCTGGTTACGGTGGTCGCATGAACCCCATCAAGCTGCTGCTCGTCGACGACGACCCACTGGTCCGTGCGGGCCTGTCGTTCATGCTCGGCGGCGCGGACGACATCGAGATCGTCGGTGAGGCGGGCGACGGCACGGAGGTCGCGGGACTCGTCGCCGAACGGCGCCCCGACGTCGTCCTGATGGACATCCGCATGCCCACGATGGACGGCCTCGCGGCGACGGAGGCGTTGCGGAAACGCCCCGACGCCCCCGAGGTGATCGTCCTGACCACCTTCCACGCGGACGAGCAGGTGCTGCGGGCCCTGCGGGCGGGCGCCGCGGGGTTCGTCCTGAAGGACACCGCGCCCGCCGAGATCGTCGCGGCGGTGCGTGCGGTGGCGGCGGGGGAGCCGGTGCTCTCGCCCTCGGTGACCCAGCAGTTGATCACTCGGGTGACCGGGGACGACCCTCAACAGGGGCGCAGGGAACGGGCGTTGGGGCGGCTTGCGCTCCTTGGCGAGCGGGAGCGGGAGGTGGCGGTCGCGGTGGGGCGAGGGGCGTCCAACGCGGAGATCGCGGCGGAGCTGTTCCTGAGCGTGGCCACGGTGAAGGCCCATGTCTCCCGGATCCTGACGAAGCTGGACCTCAACAACCGTGTGCAGGTTGCGCTGTTGGCGCATGATGCGGGGTTGTTGGACGGGGTTGAGTAGCCCCGAGGCCGTGAGCACCGTCGATCACCGGCTCCGCCGAGTTCGTCCCCAAACTCCCCCAAGCTCTTAAGGAGCAGGGAGGGGCCCCCTCGACGGGCTGGGATTATCCCCTGCGATCTCCGCCATCCGTACCACCTGCCCCTCCCGCCGGGACATCTCGCACGCCTCCGCGATCCGCAACGCGGCCAGCGCCTCGCGGCCGTCGCACGGGTTCGCCCGCTCGCCCCGTACGACCTCGACGAACGCGGCGAGCTCCGCCTCGTACGCGGGCGCGAACCGCTCGAGGAACCCAGGCCAGGGCTTCTCGGGCGGCGGCGGTCCGGACGGTTCCACCGACGACAGGGGAGTGCGGTCGTCGAAGCCGACGACGATCTGGTCGTCCTCGCCCGCCAGTTCCATGCGTACGTCGTAGCCCGCGCCGTTGCACCGCGTCGCGGTGGCCGTGGCGAGCGTGCCGTCGTCGAGGGTGAGGACCGCCGCGGCCGTGTCGACGTCGTCCGCCTCGCGGAACATCGCGGGCCCTGCGTCGGACCCGGTCGCGTACACCTCCGTCACCTCACGGCCCGTCACCCAGCGCAGCATGTCGAAGTCGTGGACCAGACAGTCCCGGTAGAGCCCGCCGGACAGCGGCAGATACGCGGCCGGCGGCGGCGCCGGGTCGGCGGTGATCGCGCGGACGGTGTGCAGCCGCCCGAGCCGCCCCGCGCGCACGGCATCGCGCGCCGCCCGGTACCCCGCGTCGAAGCGCCGCTGGAAGCCCAGTTGGAGCACCGTCCCCGCGGACTCGACCTCCCGCAGCGCGGAGAGCGTGCCCGCCAGGTCGAGGGCGATGGGCTTCTCGCAGAAGACGGGGAGCCGGGCACGGGCCGCCCTGCCGATCAGCTCGGCGTGCGCGGAGGTCGCCGCGGTGATCACCACCGCGTCCACGCCTCCGGTGAAGAGCTCGTCCACCGACGCGGCGGCCGTCGCCCCGATGCGGGACGCGAGGTCGGCCGCGCGCCCGGCGTCCACGTCGGCGACGACCAGTGCCGCCACGTCCGGGTGCCGCCGCAGAGCCGCGGAGTGAAATGTGCCGATACGGCCCGTTCCGATGAGTCCGATGCGCATGGACCCACCCTCGCCAGGCGCAGAGGTCCTGTCAATCCTTTGTCCGGACAAAGGGTCTGCGGAAATGGGGTTCCGCTTTCCCCGAGCCGTCATCTGCTCCGATGTCGGCGACATGATCGGGACTCCGAACTACGGTGTACAGCAGTGTTGTTCGGCCGAAGCGCCTGGTCCATTGCCTGATCTATTGCCCGATCCATGGCCCGATCCATGGCCTGATCTATTGAGAGAAGCACTGTCATGAGCAGCGAACCCGCAGACATCCACAAGATAGACACGTCCCTGCCGCACAGCGCGCGCGTCTGGAACTACTGGCTTGGCGGCAAGGATCACTACGCGTCCGACCAGATGGCCGGTGATGCCTACAAGGAGAAGTTCCCGCTGATCGTCCCGATGGCCCGGGAGTCCCGTGACGTACTGCGTCGCTCGGTGACCTGGATGGCGCAGCAAGGTGTCAAGCAGTTCCTCGACGTGGGTGCCGGGCTGCCCACGGCCAACAACACCCATGAGATCGCCCAACGCGTCGCGCCGGACAGCCGGGTGGTCTATGTGGATCACGACCCGATCGTCCTGATGCACGTCGACACGCTGCTCAGGAGCTCACCTGAAGGCGCCACGGACTATGTCCTTGCGGACATGCGTGACACCGACACGATCCTTCAAGGCGCCGCGAAAACGCTGGACATGTCCCAGCCCATCGGCCTCGTGATCAACGACGTATTAGGCCACATCTCCCCGTGGGAGGACGTTCTGACGTTGGTGCGCGGTCTGGTGTCGGGCCTTCCTTCGGGCAGCTACGCCTCACTGACGCACTCCGACGCCGACGACGAACTGCACCGCAGCGTGCAGGACGAGTACAACAACTCCGGCGCGATCCCCTACATCCTGCGCAGCCCGGAGCAGACGGTCTCCCTCTTCGACGGCCTTGATCTCGTCGATCCCGGGTTCGTCCCGTGGCCGAAGTGGAAGCCGGACTCGGCCATGCCGGGCTCGCTGACCATCCGGGCCGGATGGGTCGGTGTCGCACGGGTGCCGTGACGCCGCCCGCGGTGCATTGCACGGGCCAGGGCCGAGCCGTTGTCCGCGCCGGGTTTGTCCGGACAACAGAACTTCAGAACTTCCCGTCATCATTTCCTGGGGCTACGCTCGGCCCGTGCCCAAATCTGCCGCCAAACCAGCCGTGGACCCGACGGTCTCCCTGCAGCTCGGCGTCGACCGCAGCAGCCCGGTCCCGCTGTACTTCCAGCTGTCCCAGCAGCTGGAAGCGGCGATCGAGCGCGGCGCCCTCACCCCGGGCAGCCTGCTCGGCAACGAGATAGAACTCGCCGGACGCCTCGGTCTGTCCCGGCCGACCGTCCGCCAGGCCATCCAGTCGCTCGTCGACAAGGGGCTGCTCGTGCGGCGCAGAGGCGTCGGCACCCAGGTCGTGCACAGTCAGGTCAAGCGTCCGCTGGAGCTCAGCAGCCTCTACGACGACCTGGAAGCGGCCGGTCAGCGGCCCGAGACCCGCGTCCTGCTCAACACCGTCGAGCCCGCGTCCGCCGGGGTCGCGGCCGCCCTCGGCATCGCGGAGGGCGACGAGGTGCACCTGGTCGAGCGGCTCCGGCTCGCCCATGGGGAGCCCATGGCTTACCTGCGCAATCACCTCCCGGCAGGGCTGCTCGCGCTCGACACCGACCGGCTCGAGGCCACCGGCCTGTACCGCCTGATGCGGGCCGCCGGCATCACCCTGCACAGTGCGCGGCAGTCCGTCGGCGCCCGCGCCGCCACCGCGGAGGAGGGCGAGCGGCTCGGCGAGCCCGCGGGTGCCCCGCTGCTCACCATGGAGCGCACGACCTTCGACGACACGGGCCGCGCGGTCGAGTTCGGCTCGCACATCTACCGGGCCTCGCGCTACTCCTTCGAGTTCCAGCTCCTCGTACGGCCGTAGCGCCCGCTCACATCACCGTCGTAAGAATGTTCTGACAAATCCATTGACGCTGCCGCGCACCCACCGCTAGAACTCCCCCCAGCCGCATCGAGGCGGCCGGGAGAAGAGGTGGTCCCACCATGCGCACATCCCGTACGGCGACAGGTGTCGCGGCCTGCATCACGGTGATCGCCCTCGCGGCCGGATGCAGCAGCTCCGGCGGCAAGGACGACGAGGACAAGTCGGGCGACGGCGGAGGCGGCGGCAAGGGCGTGAACACGCCCCGCCTCAAGATCGCGATGGTGACGCACTCCGGGGAGGGCGACACCTTCTGGGACATCGTCCAGAGCGGCGCCAAGCAGGCGGCCGGCAAGGACAACGTCGAGTTCCTCTACTCCAACGACAAAGAGGCCAAGGGCCAGGCCGAGCTGGTCCAGTCGGCGATCGACAAGAAGGTCGACGGCATCGTCGTGACCCTGGCCAAGCCCGAGGCGATGAAGACGGTCCTCGGCAAGGCCGAAGCCGCCGGGATACCCGTCGTCACGATCAACTCCGGCGGCGAGTTCTCCGCCGACTTCGGCGCGCTCGGCCACATCGGGCAGGACGAGTCCGTGGCGGGCGAGGCCGTCGGCGACGAGCTGACCAAGGGCGGCAAGAAGAAGGTGCTCTGCGTCATCCACGAACAGGGCAACGTCTCGCTGGAGCAGCGCTGCGCGGGCGTCAAGAAGACCTTCAAGGGTTCGGTCGAGAACCTCAACGTCGAAGGCACCAATGCGCCCAACGCCCAGTCGTCCATCAGCGCGAAGCTGCAGGCCACCAAGGACATCGACGCGGTGGTCACGCTCGGCGCGCCCATCGCCGCGCTCTCGGTGAAGGCCAAGGAGGACGCCGACAGCGAGGCGGAGGTCGCCACCTTCGACCTGAACGCCGAGGTGGTCAAGCGCCTCAAGGCCAAGGAGGTCGGCTTCGCCGTCGACCAGCAGCCCTACCTCCAGGGCTACCTCGCCATCGACGAACTGTGGCTCTACAAGACCAACGCGAACGTCATCGGCGGCGGCAAGCCCGTCCTCACCGGACCCGCGATCGTCACCGAGAAGGACGTGCCGCAGCTGGAGAAGTACACCGCCCGCGGTACCCGATGAGTACATGCGTGATCCGCGTGGTCGATACTTGGGCGGCTGGGGCCGGGGATCCGGACCGGCCTCACCGAGGAGCAGAGCAAGAAGGGCACGGCGTCGTGGCAAGGGTTCAGACAGGGGTACGTGCGGTGGGCGCCGTGCTGGTCGCGGTGCTCGGGGTATCCCTTGCGGGGTGCAGCAGCACCGGTGGCAAGCGCGCGGAAGACGCCCGCAAGGCGGCAGCGGCACAGGGGAAGGCGGCGGTGAACACGCCGCGCTGGACCTTCGGGATGGTGACCCACTCGGGCGACGGCGACACGTTCTGGGACATCGTGCAGAACGGCGCCGAGCAGGCGGCCGTCAAGGACAACATCAAGTTCCTGTACGCCCATGACGACGAGGCCCAGCAGCAGGCTCAGCTCGTGGACTCCTACGTGGACAAGAAGGTCGACGGCATCATCGTGTCGCTGGCCAAGCCCGACGCGATGAAGGGCCCGCTGGCCCGCGCCAAGAAGGCCGGCATCCCGGTGATCACCGTGAACTCCGGCTCCGCGGAGTCCAAGGAGTTCGGCGCGCTCACGCACATCGGCCAGGACGAGACGATCGCGGGCGAGGCCGTCGGCGAGGAGCTCAACAAGCGCGGCAAGAAGAAGGCGCTCTGCATCCTGCACGAGCAGGGCAACGTGGGCCACGAGCAGCGCTGCGACGGCGCGGAGAAGACCTTCGACGGCAAGCTGCAGAACCTGTACGTGACGGGCACGAACATGCCCGACGTGCAGTCGTCCATCGAGGCCAGGCTGCAGTCCGACAAGGACATCGACGCGGTCGTCACGCTCGGCGCGCCCTTCGCGGACGCCGCGGTGAAGGCCAAGGACGGCGCGGGCAGCAAGGCGGAGATCGACACCTTCGACCTGAACGAGAAGGTCGCCGCCGGCCTCAAGTCCGGCACCCTCGGCTTCGCCGTCGACCAGCAGCCCTACCTCCAGGGCTACGAGGCCGTCGACCTGCTGTGGCTCTACAAGTACAACGCCGACGTCCTCGGCGGCGGCAAGCCGGTCCTGACCGGACCGCAGATCATCACCAAGGACCAGGCCGCCGAGCTGGAGGACTACGCGAAGCGAGGGACCCGATGACAGCGACAGCACCCGCGCCCGCCCCGTCCCCGGACACCAAGACGGACGAGCGCCTCCTGAAGACCTCGCCGCTGAAGAAGCTGATGGGCCGCCCCGAGCTCGGCTCGGTCGTCGGCGCCATCGCGGTCTTCCTCTTCTTCGCGATCGTCGCGGACAGCTTCCTGCAGGCCAACAGCCTCGCCACGGTCACGTACGCCGCCTCGACGATCGGCATCATGGCGGTGCCGGTGGCGCTGCTCATGATCGGCGGCGAGTTCGACCTGTCGGCGGGCGTCATGGTGACGACGTCCGCGCTGATCTCCTCGATGTTCAGCTACCAGATGACGGCGAACGTCTGGGTGGGCGTGGTGGTCTCCCTCCTGGCCACCCTCGCGGTCGGCGTCTTCAACGGCGTCATGCTGACCCGCACCGACCCGCCGAGCTTCATCATCACGCTCGGTACGTTCCTGATGCTGACCGGCATGAACCTCGGCTTCACCAAGCTGATCAGCGGCACGGTCTCCACGAAGTCGATCGCCGACATGGAGGGCTTCTCCTCCGCCAAGGACGTCTTCGCCTCGACGATCACCATCGGCGGCGTAGATTTCAAGATCACGATCGTCTGGTGGCTGGCCCTGATCGCGGTCGCCACCTGGATCCTGCTCCGCACCCGCGTCGGCAACTGGATCTTCGCGGTGGGCGGCGGCGAGGACGCGGCCCGCGCGGTGGGCGTCCCCGTCGCGGCGACCAAAATCGGCCTCTACATGGGCGTCGCCTTCGGCGCCTGGATCTCGGGCCAGCACCTGCTCTTCTCGTACGACGTCGTGCAGTCCGGCGAGGGCGTCGGCAACGAACTGATCTACATCATCGCGGCCGTCATCGGCGGCTGTCTGATCACCGGCGGCTATGGCTCCGCGGTCGGCGCGGCGGTCGGCGCGCTGATCTTCGGCATGGTCAGCAAGGGCATCGTGTTCGCCGAGTGGAACCCCGACTGGTTCAAGTTCTTCCTCGGAGTGATGCTGCTCCTGGCGACCCTGCTCAACCACTGGGTCCGCAAGCGCGCGGAGGCGACGAAATGACGGAAGCAACCGACGCGGTTCCCACGGCGGAGCGCACCCCGCTCGTCGAGCTCGACGACGTCAGCAAGTACTACGGCAACATCCGCGCCCTCGAAGGCGTCTCCCTGGAGGTCCACGCGGGCGAGATCTCCTGCGTCCTGGGCGACAACGGCGCGGGCAAGTCCACCCTCATCAAGATCATCGCGGGCCTGCACCAGCACGACGCGGGCGACTTCCGCATCGAGGGCGAGGACGCGAAGCTGTCCTCGCCCCGCGAGGCCCTGGACCGCGGCATCGCCACGGTCTACCAGGACCTCGCCGTGGTCCCCCTCATGCCGGTCTGGCGGAACTTCTTCCTCGGCTCGGAGCCGACGAAGGGCGCGGGCCCCTTCCGCCGCATGGACGTCGACTTCATGCGCGAGACGACCCGCGCGGAGCTGCTCCGCATGGGCATCGACCTGCGCGACGTCGACCAGCCCATCGGCACCCTCTCGGGCGGCGAGCGCCAGTGCGTGGCGATCGCGCGCGCCGTCTACTTCGGCGCGAAGGTCCTGGTCCTTGACGAACCGACGGCGGCGCTCGGCGTCAAGCAGTCGGGCGTCGTCCTGAAGTACGTCGCCGCCGCGCGGGACGCGGGCCTCGGCGTGGTCTTGATCACCCACAACCCGCACCACGCGTACCTGGTCGGCAACCGCTTCATCCTCCTGAAGCGCGGCGCGATGTTCGGCAGCTACGCGAGGGACGAGGTCACCCTGGACGAGTTGACCCGCCAGATGGCGGGCGGCTCGGAGCTGGATGACCTGCGTCACGAGCTAGAGGGACGCTGAGGACAAGCGCCCCGTCAGGGGCGCGGGGAACTGCGCGCTCAGCCACGAAAAAG
Proteins encoded in this region:
- a CDS encoding sugar ABC transporter substrate-binding protein; the protein is MRTSRTATGVAACITVIALAAGCSSSGGKDDEDKSGDGGGGGKGVNTPRLKIAMVTHSGEGDTFWDIVQSGAKQAAGKDNVEFLYSNDKEAKGQAELVQSAIDKKVDGIVVTLAKPEAMKTVLGKAEAAGIPVVTINSGGEFSADFGALGHIGQDESVAGEAVGDELTKGGKKKVLCVIHEQGNVSLEQRCAGVKKTFKGSVENLNVEGTNAPNAQSSISAKLQATKDIDAVVTLGAPIAALSVKAKEDADSEAEVATFDLNAEVVKRLKAKEVGFAVDQQPYLQGYLAIDELWLYKTNANVIGGGKPVLTGPAIVTEKDVPQLEKYTARGTR
- a CDS encoding ABC transporter permease, producing MTATAPAPAPSPDTKTDERLLKTSPLKKLMGRPELGSVVGAIAVFLFFAIVADSFLQANSLATVTYAASTIGIMAVPVALLMIGGEFDLSAGVMVTTSALISSMFSYQMTANVWVGVVVSLLATLAVGVFNGVMLTRTDPPSFIITLGTFLMLTGMNLGFTKLISGTVSTKSIADMEGFSSAKDVFASTITIGGVDFKITIVWWLALIAVATWILLRTRVGNWIFAVGGGEDAARAVGVPVAATKIGLYMGVAFGAWISGQHLLFSYDVVQSGEGVGNELIYIIAAVIGGCLITGGYGSAVGAAVGALIFGMVSKGIVFAEWNPDWFKFFLGVMLLLATLLNHWVRKRAEATK
- a CDS encoding sensor histidine kinase, with protein sequence MSGNEPTTRPQPLARSPWTLPSAVAAELDPDRRAGRRHRRTVRDWIVDFACFFVAVVIGLVAADSVDGNPHLSQTAEELDQLVGALACAAVWLRRRWPVGLAIAMVPVSLVSDTASGAAAVALFTLAVHRPFRYVAWIGGVSIAIVPLMYWLRPDADLPYLVVVILGVLVSASVIGWGMFVRSRRQLLLSLRDRAIRAENEAALRAEQAQRLAREDIAREMHDVLAHRLTLLSVHAGALEFRPDAPRAEIARAAGVIRESSHEALQDLRQVIGVLRGGDGEASGRPQPTLAALDTLVAESRDAGMKVALDQRVGDATEVPAAIGRTAYRIAQEALTNARKHAPGAEVTVAVSGRPGEGLAIVVRNPPPPGDVPHVPGSGQGLIGLTERATLAGGRLGHGTSADGGFEVNAWLPWAP
- a CDS encoding response regulator transcription factor — its product is MNPIKLLLVDDDPLVRAGLSFMLGGADDIEIVGEAGDGTEVAGLVAERRPDVVLMDIRMPTMDGLAATEALRKRPDAPEVIVLTTFHADEQVLRALRAGAAGFVLKDTAPAEIVAAVRAVAAGEPVLSPSVTQQLITRVTGDDPQQGRRERALGRLALLGEREREVAVAVGRGASNAEIAAELFLSVATVKAHVSRILTKLDLNNRVQVALLAHDAGLLDGVE
- a CDS encoding Gfo/Idh/MocA family oxidoreductase; the protein is MRIGLIGTGRIGTFHSAALRRHPDVAALVVADVDAGRAADLASRIGATAAASVDELFTGGVDAVVITAATSAHAELIGRAARARLPVFCEKPIALDLAGTLSALREVESAGTVLQLGFQRRFDAGYRAARDAVRAGRLGRLHTVRAITADPAPPPAAYLPLSGGLYRDCLVHDFDMLRWVTGREVTEVYATGSDAGPAMFREADDVDTAAAVLTLDDGTLATATATRCNGAGYDVRMELAGEDDQIVVGFDDRTPLSSVEPSGPPPPEKPWPGFLERFAPAYEAELAAFVEVVRGERANPCDGREALAALRIAEACEMSRREGQVVRMAEIAGDNPSPSRGPLPAP
- a CDS encoding ATP-binding cassette domain-containing protein — protein: MTEATDAVPTAERTPLVELDDVSKYYGNIRALEGVSLEVHAGEISCVLGDNGAGKSTLIKIIAGLHQHDAGDFRIEGEDAKLSSPREALDRGIATVYQDLAVVPLMPVWRNFFLGSEPTKGAGPFRRMDVDFMRETTRAELLRMGIDLRDVDQPIGTLSGGERQCVAIARAVYFGAKVLVLDEPTAALGVKQSGVVLKYVAAARDAGLGVVLITHNPHHAYLVGNRFILLKRGAMFGSYARDEVTLDELTRQMAGGSELDDLRHELEGR
- a CDS encoding SAM-dependent methyltransferase — encoded protein: MSSEPADIHKIDTSLPHSARVWNYWLGGKDHYASDQMAGDAYKEKFPLIVPMARESRDVLRRSVTWMAQQGVKQFLDVGAGLPTANNTHEIAQRVAPDSRVVYVDHDPIVLMHVDTLLRSSPEGATDYVLADMRDTDTILQGAAKTLDMSQPIGLVINDVLGHISPWEDVLTLVRGLVSGLPSGSYASLTHSDADDELHRSVQDEYNNSGAIPYILRSPEQTVSLFDGLDLVDPGFVPWPKWKPDSAMPGSLTIRAGWVGVARVP
- a CDS encoding GntR family transcriptional regulator → MDPTVSLQLGVDRSSPVPLYFQLSQQLEAAIERGALTPGSLLGNEIELAGRLGLSRPTVRQAIQSLVDKGLLVRRRGVGTQVVHSQVKRPLELSSLYDDLEAAGQRPETRVLLNTVEPASAGVAAALGIAEGDEVHLVERLRLAHGEPMAYLRNHLPAGLLALDTDRLEATGLYRLMRAAGITLHSARQSVGARAATAEEGERLGEPAGAPLLTMERTTFDDTGRAVEFGSHIYRASRYSFEFQLLVRP
- a CDS encoding sugar ABC transporter substrate-binding protein; the encoded protein is MARVQTGVRAVGAVLVAVLGVSLAGCSSTGGKRAEDARKAAAAQGKAAVNTPRWTFGMVTHSGDGDTFWDIVQNGAEQAAVKDNIKFLYAHDDEAQQQAQLVDSYVDKKVDGIIVSLAKPDAMKGPLARAKKAGIPVITVNSGSAESKEFGALTHIGQDETIAGEAVGEELNKRGKKKALCILHEQGNVGHEQRCDGAEKTFDGKLQNLYVTGTNMPDVQSSIEARLQSDKDIDAVVTLGAPFADAAVKAKDGAGSKAEIDTFDLNEKVAAGLKSGTLGFAVDQQPYLQGYEAVDLLWLYKYNADVLGGGKPVLTGPQIITKDQAAELEDYAKRGTR